Proteins found in one Vagococcus carniphilus genomic segment:
- a CDS encoding IS256 family transposase, with translation MTNFTTEIMETLINKGDLDDLFRRHLELAINTLLQAELTAFLDYEKYDRTGFNSGNSRNGNYSRSFKTEYGELNLAIPRDRNGEFSQQTLPAYKRSNDSLETTIIQLFQKGITMSEISELIEKMYGHYYTPQTISNITQIVSEDVVAFKERSLESQYSIIFMDATHIPLKRQTVSKEAVYIVIGIRLDGTKEVLGFSIAPTESSYVWKEILQDLKDRGLEEVLLVVTDGLSGIDDSIHSIYPNAQFQQCCVHISRNIAHKVRVSDRQEVCNDFKLVYQAASKEEAMNQISFMIDKWKKQYPRVVKLLMNPAILTFYNFPPSIRRTIYSTNLIEGFNKQLKKYTKRKEQFPNEESLERFLVSQFNNYNQKFLCRIHKGFKEIQDTLESMF, from the coding sequence ATGACTAATTTTACTACAGAAATTATGGAAACACTAATCAATAAAGGTGATTTGGATGACTTATTCCGTCGTCATCTAGAATTAGCTATCAATACACTGCTACAAGCTGAATTAACGGCTTTTCTTGATTATGAGAAATATGATCGCACTGGTTTTAATTCAGGTAATTCCCGAAATGGGAATTATTCTCGTTCATTTAAAACAGAGTATGGAGAATTAAATTTGGCAATTCCTAGAGATAGAAATGGAGAGTTTTCTCAACAAACGTTGCCTGCTTATAAAAGAAGTAACGACTCTTTAGAAACCACCATTATCCAATTATTTCAAAAAGGAATCACTATGTCTGAAATCTCTGAGTTGATTGAAAAAATGTATGGTCATTACTATACACCACAAACCATTTCCAATATCACTCAAATAGTATCTGAAGATGTTGTTGCTTTTAAAGAAAGGTCCTTAGAATCCCAATACTCAATCATTTTTATGGATGCTACTCACATTCCTTTAAAAAGACAAACTGTCTCAAAAGAAGCTGTATATATTGTCATAGGTATCCGACTGGATGGGACCAAAGAGGTTCTTGGGTTTAGTATTGCTCCAACTGAGTCTTCGTATGTTTGGAAAGAAATACTTCAAGACCTAAAAGACCGTGGTTTAGAAGAGGTTTTATTAGTCGTAACTGATGGTTTAAGCGGCATTGACGATAGTATCCATAGTATTTATCCAAATGCTCAATTTCAACAATGTTGTGTCCATATCTCTAGAAATATTGCTCATAAGGTTCGTGTTAGTGATCGACAAGAAGTCTGTAATGATTTTAAATTGGTTTATCAAGCAGCTTCAAAAGAAGAAGCTATGAATCAAATAAGTTTTATGATAGATAAATGGAAAAAGCAGTATCCACGAGTAGTTAAATTACTCATGAATCCTGCTATATTAACCTTTTATAATTTTCCTCCATCAATCAGAAGAACCATTTATTCAACTAACTTGATTGAAGGTTTTAACAAACAATTAAAGAAATATACAAAAAGAAAAGAACAATTCCCTAATGAAGAATCTCTAGAGAGATTCTTAGTTTCTCAATTCAACAACTATAATCAGAAATTTTTGTGTCGGATTCATAAAGGTTTTAAAGAAATACAAGATACATTAGAATCAATGTTTTAA
- a CDS encoding GntP family permease, producing MTMFILLLSITCLIFLSIKVKLHPFFTLLSVSFIYGLLSHISFLEILTIIKDAMGSAITSLGLIVLIGTVTGGLLEISGATDVIAKRIIKVTGKKFSPIGLALTGLLVSIPVFCSSAFILLAPLAKKMSREANINYMVMIVSLSMGCLIPTTFIPPTPGPLAAIDVLSLEMGKVMLISLIFGLALIGVVYFCATWLGKKYPYPENNSLEEEKNEEKPKSFGFIAAISPIIVPVILIMLKTFLIESLSNYDWLQHLLEVAGTTEIALIISLILALILCLKNNIDTTIWQFDGVFGKSLQAGAQILIIICAGSGFGAVLQATDLKMVLAKLLVGSSLGLLTLFLIGVIFRTAIGSITVSLLTATSIIAPIVPAMGYDNFTGGMLVFLACASGSFMIFHGNDDMFWAVSTASKLDSKLAYKVLPLASIIISLTSFFIVFILSKVLL from the coding sequence ATGACTATGTTCATCTTACTTTTGTCTATCACCTGTTTAATTTTTTTAAGTATTAAAGTTAAACTACATCCTTTTTTTACGTTATTAAGTGTTTCTTTTATTTATGGTTTGCTATCTCATATTAGTTTTTTAGAAATCCTAACCATTATTAAAGATGCTATGGGCTCTGCTATTACCAGTCTTGGGTTGATTGTTTTAATCGGGACCGTTACAGGTGGATTGCTTGAAATTAGCGGTGCAACAGATGTCATTGCAAAACGAATCATTAAAGTGACTGGGAAAAAATTCTCTCCTATTGGACTTGCTTTAACAGGACTTCTTGTTTCAATTCCTGTTTTCTGCTCATCTGCCTTTATTTTACTAGCTCCATTAGCAAAAAAAATGAGTCGTGAAGCCAATATTAATTATATGGTTATGATTGTATCCCTAAGTATGGGATGTTTAATTCCAACAACATTCATTCCTCCAACTCCAGGACCACTTGCGGCAATAGATGTCTTATCTCTTGAGATGGGAAAAGTCATGTTAATTTCATTAATCTTTGGTTTAGCATTAATTGGAGTGGTTTATTTCTGTGCTACATGGTTAGGTAAAAAATATCCTTATCCAGAAAATAATAGTTTAGAAGAAGAAAAAAATGAAGAGAAGCCTAAATCCTTTGGTTTTATTGCAGCTATCTCTCCAATAATTGTTCCGGTTATTTTAATTATGCTAAAAACTTTTCTTATTGAATCTCTATCAAATTACGATTGGTTACAACATCTATTAGAAGTGGCTGGCACAACAGAAATAGCTTTAATTATCAGTCTTATTCTAGCTCTTATTCTTTGTTTGAAAAATAATATCGATACGACTATTTGGCAATTTGATGGCGTTTTTGGTAAGTCACTACAAGCTGGCGCACAAATTTTAATCATTATTTGTGCAGGTAGTGGCTTTGGAGCAGTACTTCAAGCGACTGATTTAAAAATGGTACTTGCAAAACTCTTAGTTGGTTCTTCATTAGGATTATTAACGCTCTTTTTAATTGGGGTTATCTTTAGAACCGCTATCGGCTCGATTACTGTTTCACTACTAACTGCTACATCTATTATTGCTCCAATCGTACCTGCTATGGGATATGATAATTTTACTGGTGGTATGCTAGTTTTCTTGGCCTGTGCTTCTGGTTCATTCATGATTTTTCATGGTAATGATGACATGTTTTGGGCTGTTTCAACTGCTTCAAAGCTAGACTCTAAATTAGCATATAAAGTACTACCTCTAGCAAGTATTATTATTTCTTTAACCAGTTTTTTTATCGTATTTATCTTATCAAAAGTTTTACTATAA
- a CDS encoding RidA family protein: protein MKKQIINSTKAPKPIGPYSHSVLANGNLYISGQLGVNPESGKLKNTLSEQTTQSLINLGHILEEAHMSYEHVNKTTLFITDMAHFSEVNDIYHTFFTENYPARSCVAVKQLPMNALFEIEVIASI from the coding sequence ATGAAAAAGCAAATAATTAATTCAACTAAAGCACCAAAACCAATTGGCCCCTATTCCCACTCTGTTTTAGCTAATGGGAATCTATATATATCTGGTCAATTAGGTGTTAATCCAGAATCAGGGAAATTAAAAAATACTTTATCCGAGCAAACAACTCAGTCTTTAATAAATTTAGGTCATATTTTAGAAGAAGCTCATATGTCTTATGAACATGTTAATAAAACAACTCTGTTTATCACTGATATGGCCCATTTTTCTGAAGTTAATGATATCTATCACACTTTTTTTACAGAGAACTATCCAGCTCGTTCTTGTGTGGCAGTCAAACAACTGCCCATGAACGCTCTATTTGAAATCGAAGTCATTGCGTCTATCTAA
- a CDS encoding PTS sugar transporter subunit IIB, producing the protein MKKVMLICNAGMSTGILAKKIEAASNNTLEVRAYSEAEYEDYLEGIDLILIGPQIVFLMDNIKKNVSVPVESIAPVKYGMMDGNGVYQDIIKLLGE; encoded by the coding sequence ATGAAAAAAGTAATGTTGATTTGTAATGCAGGAATGTCTACTGGAATTTTAGCCAAAAAAATAGAGGCAGCATCTAATAATACATTAGAAGTTAGAGCATATAGTGAAGCAGAATATGAAGATTATTTAGAAGGAATTGACTTAATATTAATTGGACCTCAAATTGTCTTTTTAATGGATAACATTAAAAAGAATGTATCTGTACCTGTAGAATCAATTGCCCCAGTGAAATATGGCATGATGGATGGAAACGGTGTTTATCAAGATATTATTAAACTGCTAGGAGAATAG
- a CDS encoding PTS lactose/cellobiose transporter subunit IIA, protein MSESINNELESMDIILHSGNAKTLICEALKSIKQGDVACFDEKTTEAKKEIKLAHKSHAELLRKLSSENKLNQVDLLLVHAEGHLSSTDVAVLVIEELGELYKKGYENG, encoded by the coding sequence ATGTCAGAATCAATTAATAATGAACTAGAATCAATGGATATTATCTTACATTCAGGTAATGCTAAAACATTGATTTGCGAAGCATTAAAGAGCATTAAACAGGGTGATGTTGCTTGTTTTGATGAAAAAACAACTGAAGCCAAAAAAGAAATCAAGTTGGCTCATAAGTCACATGCGGAGTTACTAAGGAAGCTCTCTTCAGAAAATAAATTAAATCAAGTTGATTTGTTACTAGTACATGCTGAAGGGCATTTGTCGTCTACTGATGTTGCTGTTCTTGTTATTGAAGAATTAGGAGAATTATATAAAAAGGGGTATGAAAATGGATAA
- the deoB gene encoding phosphopentomutase — protein sequence MFKRVHLVVLDSVGIGEAPDAEKFGDVGSHTLGHIAENAGLTIPNMENLGLGTIEPLKGVKAVEDHQGYATKLEEISVGKDTMTGHWEIAGLNIQTPFRVFPEGFPQDLLDKITEFSGRGIIMGANKPYSGTKVIDDFGEEQMKTGSLIIYTSADPVLQIAAHEDVIPLEELYKICEYTREITKDDPYMIGRIIARPYVGEPGNFTRTPNRHDYALDPFGKTVLDSLKDAGKDVIAVGKINDIFNGQGMTDAVRTKSNMDGVDQLLNVMKKDFTGLSFTNLVDFDALFGHRRDVVGYGKALDDFDARLPEIYDAMAEDDLLLITADHGNDPTFPGTDHTREYVPLLAYSKKMTGHGKLNQGFYSDISATIAENFGVPATENGKSFLDQLK from the coding sequence ATGTTTAAAAGAGTTCATTTAGTAGTACTTGATTCAGTTGGAATTGGAGAAGCACCAGATGCTGAAAAATTTGGTGATGTTGGCAGTCATACATTAGGTCATATCGCAGAAAATGCAGGATTAACTATTCCGAATATGGAAAATTTAGGTCTAGGAACAATTGAGCCTCTTAAAGGCGTTAAAGCAGTAGAAGACCATCAAGGTTATGCGACTAAATTAGAAGAAATTTCAGTTGGTAAAGATACCATGACAGGTCATTGGGAAATTGCTGGCTTAAATATCCAAACTCCTTTTAGAGTTTTCCCAGAAGGATTCCCTCAAGATTTATTAGATAAAATCACAGAATTTTCAGGTCGCGGTATTATTATGGGGGCTAACAAGCCTTATAGTGGTACTAAAGTTATTGATGATTTTGGTGAAGAACAAATGAAAACTGGTTCATTGATTATTTATACATCAGCTGATCCAGTGTTACAAATTGCAGCTCACGAAGATGTTATTCCTTTAGAAGAATTATATAAAATTTGTGAGTACACTCGTGAAATTACAAAAGACGACCCATACATGATTGGTCGTATCATTGCTCGTCCTTATGTTGGTGAACCTGGTAACTTTACTCGTACACCAAACCGTCATGACTATGCCTTAGATCCATTTGGCAAAACTGTTTTAGATTCATTAAAAGATGCTGGAAAAGATGTTATCGCTGTTGGTAAAATCAACGATATCTTTAATGGCCAAGGAATGACTGATGCGGTTAGAACTAAATCTAACATGGATGGCGTGGATCAATTATTAAACGTGATGAAAAAAGACTTTACTGGTTTAAGTTTTACTAACTTAGTAGACTTTGATGCGTTGTTTGGTCACCGTCGTGATGTAGTAGGTTACGGAAAAGCATTAGATGATTTTGATGCACGCTTACCAGAAATCTATGACGCAATGGCAGAAGATGATTTACTATTAATCACAGCTGACCATGGTAACGATCCAACGTTCCCAGGAACAGACCACACAAGAGAATATGTACCATTACTAGCTTATAGCAAAAAAATGACAGGTCATGGTAAATTGAACCAAGGCTTCTATTCAGATATTTCAGCAACTATCGCTGAAAACTTTGGTGTTCCAGCAACAGAAAACGGAAAAAGTTTCTTAGATCAATTAAAATAA
- a CDS encoding BglG family transcription antiterminator translates to MNISDRQMKIIKLLENSQGNRSSEDLAEELKVSSKTIKNDIKVLKSFFGDEIIEAKPGIGYQLNKSLINLEKIEYKNEDFEILNILINQPTIDLYELADKVYISEATLLRKVALMNELIEKEYDFLGIERKNNLLYIKGEENKRKIFNLFLNKELDSHTLDLSKYQFYFKNCDIKQLTQIIFDFHQTIHLNLNDFSTVSFVLHMAVLIERINKKQFLNQFEEIKLDEKSYDLARQLIKELKKELSIDIPNEEIYYVAKLYSTKVVDSSIDQNEMIELVEAIVTSIDKNYFIQFNENEEFKNFLNLHLISLYTRAKENKFLPNPLTEELKLKYPFIYTVTVYATSIIQKSWNLTIPDSEIGYIALHFLSAYKSMKNKDSKKVVLISSLGKGGMLLVERQLNLISSFSFQIVSHQSIFDKSGIPENVDLVLSTVKLAKENLPHVYYFNQMLTAEDLKQIEKIVSTKKELSIFDKYFHKDLFFSQCSFSNKEEVITFLCKKLEKQGFCQEDYLQKVLDREEISSTSYGNYYAIPHAIKREATENAIAVCSLKKPIYWGTHKVKIIFLLSLKTERDESFEALFDQLFYLLEKKEIIKKLAGQESYEGFMALCNEVYSEKSL, encoded by the coding sequence ATGAATATATCAGATAGACAAATGAAAATAATCAAACTATTAGAAAATTCTCAGGGAAATCGTTCTTCGGAAGATCTTGCTGAAGAATTAAAAGTCTCATCTAAAACAATAAAAAATGATATAAAGGTATTAAAATCTTTTTTTGGTGATGAAATCATAGAGGCAAAACCTGGTATTGGTTATCAATTAAATAAATCATTAATTAATTTAGAAAAAATTGAATATAAAAATGAAGATTTTGAAATTTTAAATATCCTAATTAACCAACCAACTATCGATTTGTATGAGCTAGCAGATAAAGTATATATAAGTGAGGCCACTCTATTAAGAAAAGTGGCCTTAATGAATGAACTTATAGAAAAAGAATATGATTTTTTAGGAATTGAAAGAAAAAATAATCTGCTTTATATTAAAGGAGAAGAAAATAAACGGAAAATTTTTAATCTATTTTTGAATAAAGAGCTGGATAGTCATACACTAGATCTTTCAAAATATCAGTTTTATTTTAAAAATTGTGATATCAAGCAATTAACTCAAATTATTTTTGATTTCCATCAAACAATCCATTTGAACTTGAATGATTTTTCAACAGTGTCTTTTGTCCTTCATATGGCAGTTTTAATTGAAAGAATTAATAAGAAACAATTTCTAAATCAATTTGAAGAAATAAAATTAGATGAAAAAAGCTATGACCTTGCAAGGCAGTTAATAAAAGAGCTAAAAAAAGAACTTAGTATAGACATACCGAATGAAGAAATTTATTATGTTGCTAAATTGTATTCAACAAAAGTTGTAGACTCAAGTATCGATCAAAATGAGATGATAGAATTAGTGGAGGCAATAGTCACTTCAATAGATAAGAATTATTTTATTCAATTCAATGAAAATGAAGAATTTAAAAATTTTTTAAATCTTCATTTGATTTCCTTATATACAAGAGCAAAAGAAAATAAATTCTTACCTAATCCATTAACAGAAGAATTAAAATTGAAATATCCATTTATCTATACAGTAACAGTTTATGCAACGTCTATTATTCAAAAATCTTGGAATTTAACGATTCCTGATAGTGAAATTGGCTATATTGCATTACATTTTTTATCAGCATACAAATCTATGAAAAATAAAGATAGCAAAAAAGTAGTGTTAATCTCTTCTTTAGGGAAGGGAGGTATGTTATTAGTTGAACGTCAGTTGAACTTAATTTCCTCTTTTTCATTTCAGATTGTGTCTCATCAATCAATTTTTGATAAGAGTGGCATTCCAGAAAATGTGGATTTAGTTTTATCAACGGTAAAATTAGCTAAAGAGAATTTGCCACATGTTTATTATTTTAATCAAATGCTAACAGCAGAAGATCTGAAACAAATAGAAAAGATTGTATCGACTAAAAAAGAATTATCAATTTTTGATAAATATTTTCATAAAGATTTATTTTTTAGTCAGTGTTCTTTTTCGAACAAAGAAGAAGTTATAACTTTTTTATGTAAAAAACTAGAGAAACAAGGTTTTTGCCAAGAAGATTATTTACAAAAAGTATTAGATAGAGAAGAAATTTCTAGTACCTCTTATGGTAATTATTACGCGATTCCCCATGCTATTAAACGAGAGGCGACTGAAAATGCAATTGCTGTTTGTAGCCTGAAAAAGCCAATATATTGGGGAACTCATAAAGTAAAAATTATTTTTTTACTATCTCTAAAAACAGAACGAGATGAATCATTTGAGGCTTTGTTTGATCAGCTTTTTTATCTTCTTGAAAAAAAAGAGATTATAAAAAAATTAGCGGGTCAAGAGAGTTATGAAGGTTTTATGGCATTGTGTAATGAGGTTTACTCAGAAAAATCACTTTAG
- a CDS encoding D-serine ammonia-lyase has translation MTIEMDAFLTDLKNLNEVCWKNPNFGESSDSYFSLEDILDASNRLDRFAPYIAKVFPETEPTKGIIESHLVEIPNMLTTLKEKENLTTNGKLYLKCDNDLPISGSIKARGGIYEVLKFAETVALESGKLSIEDNYAKLADEEFKEIFSNYAIAVGSTGNLGLSIGIMGAKLGFHTTVHMSNDAKQWKKELLRKRGVTVIEHEGDFSKAVTLGRKEAEKDPTCHFVDDEGSRDLFLGYSVAALRLKKQFDQQGITVSEENPLFVYLPCGVGGSPGGVAFGLVTIFGPGVKIIFVEPTHAPSMLLGLYTGLNDGISVNDLGIDGKTAADGLAVGRPSRLVGNVIKPILYAATTVDDDRLYQYLTLLTDSETIYVEPSSTAGIASFVDFNQTIGSEEAFVKTGTHLIWGTGGNMVPENEMASYYKKGKTLL, from the coding sequence ATGACAATTGAAATGGATGCTTTTTTAACAGATTTGAAAAACCTAAACGAGGTTTGTTGGAAAAATCCTAACTTTGGAGAAAGTAGTGATTCTTATTTCAGTTTAGAAGATATCTTAGATGCTTCTAATCGCCTAGATCGCTTTGCTCCGTATATCGCAAAAGTTTTTCCAGAAACTGAGCCCACTAAAGGAATCATTGAATCTCATTTAGTTGAAATTCCAAACATGTTGACCACCTTAAAAGAAAAAGAAAACTTAACAACTAACGGGAAACTTTATTTAAAATGTGATAACGACTTACCGATTTCAGGTTCAATAAAAGCTCGCGGTGGCATTTATGAAGTTCTAAAATTTGCCGAAACAGTTGCTTTGGAATCTGGTAAATTATCAATTGAGGACAACTACGCTAAACTTGCTGACGAAGAGTTCAAAGAAATATTTTCTAACTATGCGATAGCTGTTGGGTCAACAGGAAATTTAGGATTAAGTATAGGAATCATGGGAGCAAAACTAGGATTTCATACAACCGTTCATATGTCGAATGATGCTAAACAGTGGAAAAAAGAGTTACTTCGAAAAAGGGGAGTAACAGTCATAGAACATGAAGGTGATTTTAGTAAAGCTGTTACCTTAGGAAGAAAAGAAGCTGAAAAAGATCCTACTTGTCATTTTGTCGATGACGAAGGTTCTAGAGATTTATTTTTAGGTTATTCTGTTGCTGCTCTTCGTTTAAAAAAACAATTTGACCAACAAGGTATAACAGTCTCTGAAGAAAATCCTTTATTTGTTTATCTACCATGTGGAGTTGGTGGTAGCCCTGGTGGTGTCGCATTTGGTCTGGTTACTATTTTCGGCCCTGGTGTCAAAATTATTTTTGTCGAACCAACTCATGCACCTTCTATGCTACTTGGCTTATACACCGGTCTAAATGATGGTATTTCAGTCAATGACCTTGGAATTGATGGTAAAACAGCTGCAGATGGTTTAGCGGTTGGTCGTCCTTCACGGTTAGTTGGAAATGTTATCAAACCGATTCTGTACGCAGCTACAACCGTTGATGATGATAGGTTGTATCAATACTTAACACTTTTAACAGATAGTGAAACTATTTATGTTGAACCTTCTTCAACTGCTGGCATTGCTTCCTTTGTTGATTTCAATCAGACAATTGGAAGTGAAGAAGCTTTTGTAAAAACCGGAACTCATTTAATTTGGGGCACTGGTGGCAACATGGTGCCTGAAAATGAAATGGCAAGCTATTACAAAAAAGGAAAAACTTTACTGTAA
- a CDS encoding glycoside hydrolase family 1 protein, whose product MDKNFLWGGATASYQCEGAWNVDEKQESMWDHYLHLQELENGDIASDHYHRYEEDIRMMKEGGQTSYRFSLSWPRIIKNREGEVNQKGLDFYHKIIDTCHKYDIEPFVTLYHWDLPQYWEETGGWLNLDVCQAFEHFSEVCFKEFSDKIKFWTTFNEPKWFIVNGYFIGNYPPGLQNVQKTMIAAYHVMYASALSVRAFRAGNYPGQIGVVHSYTPVNGVNDSIETKIAMRYADNYCNNWILDTAAKGEFPIDLVAKLSESYDVSFMEEEHLSIIKQNTVDFIGLNYYARTLVKPYTTGETQLIFNHTGKKGESKVVIKGWFEQVKDPNSEFTAWDTEIYPKGLEDGLIEAYERYQLPIFVTENGVGVREDVTVDCVNDDYRISFMNDHINAIMNAQDAGCDIRGYYTWSPFDLYSWKNGCEKRYGLVAVDFDNNQIRKPKKSYYWFKEIIESQAKLIQRKKYN is encoded by the coding sequence ATGGATAAAAATTTCTTATGGGGTGGCGCTACTGCATCTTACCAATGCGAAGGAGCTTGGAACGTTGATGAAAAACAAGAATCAATGTGGGATCATTATTTACATTTACAAGAATTAGAAAATGGCGATATAGCAAGTGATCATTATCATCGTTATGAAGAAGACATTCGTATGATGAAAGAAGGAGGACAAACCTCTTATCGTTTTTCATTATCTTGGCCAAGAATTATTAAGAATAGAGAAGGTGAGGTTAATCAAAAAGGGTTAGATTTTTATCATAAAATTATTGATACTTGTCATAAATATGATATTGAACCTTTTGTGACACTTTATCATTGGGATTTACCACAATATTGGGAAGAAACAGGAGGATGGTTGAATTTAGATGTTTGCCAAGCTTTTGAACATTTTTCAGAAGTATGCTTTAAAGAATTTAGTGACAAAATTAAATTTTGGACAACTTTTAATGAACCAAAATGGTTTATCGTAAATGGTTACTTTATCGGAAATTATCCACCTGGATTACAGAATGTTCAAAAAACAATGATTGCTGCTTATCATGTTATGTACGCAAGTGCGTTAAGTGTTCGGGCTTTTAGAGCTGGTAACTATCCAGGTCAAATAGGTGTTGTTCATAGCTATACACCTGTTAATGGGGTGAATGACTCAATCGAAACTAAAATAGCAATGAGATACGCAGATAACTATTGTAATAACTGGATTCTTGATACAGCTGCTAAAGGTGAATTTCCGATAGATTTAGTAGCTAAGTTAAGTGAATCTTACGATGTATCTTTCATGGAAGAGGAACATCTTTCTATCATTAAACAAAATACGGTAGATTTTATTGGTTTAAACTATTATGCTAGAACACTGGTTAAACCTTATACAACAGGAGAAACACAGTTGATTTTTAATCATACTGGTAAAAAAGGTGAAAGTAAAGTAGTTATCAAAGGATGGTTTGAGCAAGTAAAAGACCCTAACAGTGAATTTACGGCTTGGGACACAGAAATATATCCTAAAGGACTGGAAGATGGCTTAATTGAGGCATATGAAAGATATCAATTACCTATTTTTGTTACAGAAAATGGAGTTGGTGTTAGAGAGGATGTTACTGTTGATTGTGTAAATGATGATTATAGAATTTCATTTATGAATGACCATATTAATGCTATCATGAACGCACAAGATGCTGGTTGTGATATACGAGGATATTACACTTGGTCACCTTTTGACTTATACTCTTGGAAAAACGGATGTGAAAAACGCTATGGCTTAGTAGCTGTTGATTTTGATAATAATCAAATTAGAAAACCCAAAAAATCATATTATTGGTTTAAAGAAATAATTGAAAGCCAAGCAAAATTGATTCAAAGAAAAAAATATAATTAA
- a CDS encoding PTS sugar transporter subunit IIC, with translation MNFNNFSNSVNKYISPVANKLSQQRHLKAIRDAFMSLLPITLFGSIPIIIKALPLPENPTNSFLITWKEFLEKNDLVFNWISGVTMGAMSIFICIGITYFLCKQYKEDFLHPIMISLAGFMMLVLTPLKMGWDGKEAELSFLDGRGILLAIFISIATVESYHLMKKKNVGRISMPDSVPASLSDTFASLIPALIILTSFSVLFIIFYAMETTMAQFIYSIMEVSFKAADSLPFTIISVFLIHLFWFFGIHDAALAGVLGPIRDGNLSINAAEKMAGQDLSNIFTTPFWTYFVIIGGSGSVLALAFLMMRSKSKQLQTVGKIGLIPSFFGISEPLIFGTPLMLNPVFFIPFIFTSVFNAVVTYLCMYVGLVGKTFAVFSWQMPAPIGTFLATMDWRAVVLVCGLIVLNGVMYYPFFKSYEKTLIEQEQAAAE, from the coding sequence ATGAACTTTAATAACTTTAGTAATAGTGTTAATAAATATATTTCCCCTGTAGCAAATAAGTTAAGTCAACAAAGACATTTAAAGGCAATAAGAGACGCGTTTATGTCTCTTTTGCCAATTACTTTATTTGGTTCCATTCCAATTATAATAAAAGCGCTACCTTTACCAGAAAATCCAACTAACTCTTTTTTAATTACTTGGAAAGAATTTTTGGAAAAAAATGACTTAGTTTTTAATTGGATTAGTGGTGTGACAATGGGAGCAATGTCCATATTTATCTGTATTGGAATTACTTATTTTTTATGTAAACAATATAAAGAAGATTTTTTACATCCCATTATGATTTCACTAGCTGGTTTTATGATGCTTGTCTTAACACCATTAAAAATGGGATGGGACGGTAAAGAGGCTGAGTTAAGTTTTTTAGATGGTCGAGGAATTTTACTGGCTATTTTTATTTCAATAGCAACAGTAGAGAGCTATCATTTAATGAAGAAAAAGAATGTGGGGCGTATTTCAATGCCTGATAGTGTACCAGCTTCGTTATCAGATACATTTGCTTCCTTAATTCCTGCGCTAATTATACTAACTAGCTTTAGTGTTCTTTTCATTATCTTTTATGCGATGGAAACAACAATGGCTCAATTTATCTATAGTATAATGGAAGTAAGTTTTAAGGCCGCAGATAGTTTACCATTTACGATCATTAGTGTGTTTTTAATTCATCTATTTTGGTTCTTTGGTATTCATGATGCTGCACTAGCTGGAGTGTTAGGGCCAATTAGAGATGGTAATTTATCTATTAATGCAGCTGAAAAAATGGCAGGACAAGATTTAAGTAATATTTTTACAACACCATTTTGGACTTATTTTGTTATTATTGGTGGTTCAGGATCTGTATTAGCTCTTGCATTTTTAATGATGCGCTCAAAGAGTAAACAATTGCAAACAGTTGGAAAAATTGGTTTAATTCCATCATTTTTTGGTATTTCAGAACCATTAATTTTTGGAACGCCGTTAATGCTAAATCCAGTTTTCTTTATTCCATTTATTTTTACTTCTGTGTTTAATGCTGTAGTTACTTATTTATGCATGTATGTTGGGCTAGTTGGAAAAACATTTGCAGTTTTCTCTTGGCAAATGCCAGCTCCGATTGGTACATTTTTGGCAACGATGGATTGGCGAGCAGTTGTTTTAGTCTGTGGGCTGATTGTGTTGAATGGTGTTATGTATTATCCGTTTTTTAAATCATACGAAAAAACATTAATTGAGCAAGAACAAGCTGCTGCTGAATAA